A DNA window from Camelina sativa cultivar DH55 chromosome 13, Cs, whole genome shotgun sequence contains the following coding sequences:
- the LOC104735527 gene encoding mitochondrial outer membrane protein porin 3, translating to MVKGPGLYTEIGKKARDLLYKDYQGDQKFSVTTYSSTGVAITTTGTNKGSVFLGDVATQVKNKNFTADIKVSTDSSLLTTFTVDEPTPGVKAILTAKLPDQKSGKLELQYLHDYAGIATSIGLTGSPTVNFSGVVGTNVLALGTDVSFETDSGNFKHFNAGLSFTKDDLIASLTLNDKGEKLNASYYHIVNPVTNTVVGAEVSHNFTTKENAITVGSQYAMDPLTTVKARVNNAGIANALIQHEWRPKSFFTVSGEVDSKAIEKSAKVGIALALKP from the exons ATGGTTAAAGGTCCAGGACTCTATACCGAAATCGGCAAAAAAGCCAGAG ATTTGCTGTACAAGGATTACCAAGGAGACCAGAAATTCAGTGTCACCACTTACTCTTCAACCGGTGTT GCCATCACTACGACTGGAACAAACAAAGGAAGCGTGTTTTTGGGTGATGTTGCTACccaagtgaagaacaagaacTTCACTGCTGACATCAAAGTTTCCACTGACTCTTCC CTTCTGACCACTTTTACCGTTGATGAGCCTACCCCTGGAGTTAAGGCCATTCTCACCGCCAAGTTACCTGATCAGAAATCTGGCAAG CTCGAGCTGCAGTATTTGCACGACTACGCTGGTATCGCCACCAGCATTGGATTGACTGGTAGCCCGACTGTCAATTTCTCTGGTGTGGTTGGAACCAACGTTTTGGCTCTTGGTACTGATGTTTCATTCGAAACTGACTCTGGCAACTTCAAACATTTCAATGCTGGTTTGAGCTTCACCAAGGACGATTTGATTGCTTCCCTCACTCT GAATGACAAAGGTGAGAAACTGAACGCATCGTACTATCACATTGTGAACCCGGTGACCAACACTGTGGTTGGAGCTGAGGTTAGCCACAACTTCACGACAAAAGAGAATGCCATCACTGTCGGAAGTCAATACGCAATGGACCCATTGACCACTGTGAAGGCACGAGTGAACAATGCTGGTATTGCTAACGCACTGATTCAACACGAGTGGCGTCCAAAGTCGTTCTTCACCGTTTCTGGGGAGGTTGACTCGAAGGCGATCGAGAAGAGTGCTAAGGTTGGGATTGCTCTCGCTCTTAAGCCTTGA
- the LOC104735528 gene encoding probable pectate lyase 19 — MEMATLLKLMFMFCIAGLIPTIRGNISELDEYWSRRADEAREFTLQAYHSDPYEIVDHFHERHYDNSTDATETEEDGAVQLEEEHVGAQVEEEHGGAKPEEEEEEGIKMVGNSTNSTRRSLRGKGKGKWSKLKGPCTASNPIDKCWRCRSNWAKRRKKLTRCVRGFGHRTTGGKRGRIYVVTSNLDEDMVNPKPGTLRHAVIQKEPLWIIFKNDMSIRLNQELLINSHKTIDARGANVHIAHGAGITMQFVKNVIIHGLHIHHISESSGGMIRDSVDHFGMRTRADGDGLSIYGSSNIWLDHISMSKCQDGLIDAIVGSTGITISNSHFTHHNDVMLLGAQNTNEADKHMQVTVAYNHFGKGLVQRMPRIRWGFVHVVNNDYTHWELYAIGGSQGPTILSHGNRFIAPPHKPHYREVTKRDYAPEDEWKHWNWRSEKDVFMNGAYFRQSGNPHFKCTHTRKQMIKHKNGMAVSKLTKYAGALDCRVGKRC; from the exons atggagaTGGCTACGTTGTTAAAGTtgatgtttatgttttgtattgcCGGTCTGATTCCGACCATACGAGGCAACATTTCTGAGTTGGACGAGTATTGGTCGCGACGAGCCGACGAAGCCCGAGAATTCACTCTACAAGCTTATCATTCTGATCCTTACGAAATCGTCGATCACTTTCATGAGCGTCATTACGA caaCTCTACTGATGCTACGGAGACCGAGGAAGATGGCGCTGTGCAGCTTGAAGAGGAACATGTCGGTGCGCAGGTTGAAGAGGAACATGGCGGTGCGAAgcctgaagaagaggaagaagagggtaTTAAAATGGTCGGAAACTCGACAAACAGCACGAGACGAAGCCTAAGAGGTAAAGGCAAAGGAAAATGGAGTAAACTTAAGGGACCTTGTACCGCAAGTAACCCGATAGATAAATGTTGGCGTTGCCGTTCGAATTGGGCCAAGCGTCGTAAGAAGCTCACACGTTGCGTCCGAGGGTTCGGTCACAGGACGACCGGAGGAAAACGCGGACGCATCTATGTGGTCACAAGCAACCTCGACGAGGACATGGTGAACCCGAAACCCGGGACATTGCGTCACGCCGTAATCCAGAAGGAACCTCTCTGGATCATTTTCAAGAACGACATGAGCATTCGCTTAAACCAAGAGCTTCTGATTAATAGCCACAAGACGATCGATGCACGAGGAGCTAACGTCCATATCGCGCATGGCGCAGGGATCACGATGCAGTTTGTAAAAAATGTCATCATCCATGGATTGCACATTCACCACATTTCTGAGAGTAGCGGTGGTATGATCCGAGACTCGGTAGACCATTTCGGAATGAGGACTAGAGCCGATGGAGACGGTTTATCGATTTACGGTTCGTCTAACATTTGGCTTGACCATATTTCGATGTCAAAATGTCAAGATGGACTCATTGATGCCATCGTTGGATCCACTGGCATTACAATCTCCAACTCTCACTTCACTCATCACAACGAT GTGATGTTGCTTGGTGCGCAAAACACGAACGAAGCAGACAAGCATATGCAAGTCACAGTGGCCTATAACCATTTTGGTAAAGGACTTGTACAGAGGATGCCTAGGATCCGATGGGGATTTGTTCATGTTGTGAACAACGACTACACTCATTGGGAGCTTTACGCAATTGGAGGTAGTCAAGGTCCAACAATTCTCAGCCATGGAAACCGATTCATAGCTCCTCCTCACAAACCTCATTACAGAGAG GTGACAAAGAGGGATTATGCTCCGGAGGACGAGTGGAAACACTGGAACTGGAGATCCGAGAAAGATGTATTCATGAACGGAGCTTATTTCAGACAATCTGGTAACCCTCACTTCAAATGCACACACACTAGGAAACAAATGATCAAACACAAAAATGGAATGGCTGTTTCTAAGCTGACCAAGTACGCCGGAGCACTTGATTGCAGAGTCGGAAAACGCTGTTAG
- the LOC104738000 gene encoding auxin efflux carrier component 8-like — protein MISWLDVYHVVSATVPLYVSMILGYLSAKHLQLFTPEQCAGINKFVAKFCIPLLSFQIISQNNPFKMNPKLILSDILQKLLALVVLTVVVRFWHPTGGRGGRLGWVIIGLSISVFPNTLILGIPILAAIYGDEAASILRQIVVMQSLIWYTILLFLFEINAARAKTSSGSSTEHNTGGNDNEEVNREEEEPKEEEEVAIVRTSLFMASQRSFIACGTKMAVIAMLLKFVLGPALMIASVFIMRLRNNLFKIAILQAALPQGVVPFVFAKEYNLHPEIVSTGVIFGMLIALPTILAYYFVLDI, from the exons atgatctcTTGGCTTGATGTCTACCATGTTGTTTCAGCAACTGTTCCTCTCTATGTCTCAATGATCTTAGGTTACCTCTCTGCAAAACATCTACAGCTCTTCACACCCGAGCAATGCGCAGGCATCAACAAATTCGTCGCAAAATTCTGTATCCCTTTGCTTTCTTTTCAGATAATCTCTCAAAACAACCCTTTCAAGATGAACCCTAAACTCATTCTCTCTGACATTCTCCAGAAACTCTTAGCCCTTGTTGTCTTAACCGTGGTTGTAAGATTCTGGCATCCAacaggaggaagaggaggaagactaGGTTGGGTCATAATCGGGTTATCTATATCCGTGTTTCCAAACACTCTCATTCTTGGAATCCCAATATTGGCTGCCATCTATGGAGATGAAGCTGCTAGCATCTTGAGGCAGATTGTTGTGATGCAGAGCTTGATTTGGTACACCATCTTGCTCTTCTTGTTTGAGATTAATGCCGCAAGGGCGAAAACATCTTCTGGATCTTCCACGGAACATAATACAGGAG GCAATGACAATGAAGAAGTAAATAGAGAGGAGGAAgagccaaaagaagaagaagaagtagccATAGTGAGAACAA GTCTGTTCATGGCATCACAAAGGAGTTTTATAGCATGTGGAACAAAAATGGCGGTTATAGCAATGCTCCTCAAGTTCGTATTAGGACCTGCTCTTATGATTGCTTCTGTGTTTATCATGAGATTACGAAATAATCTCTTCAAAATCGCAATACTAcag gctgcATTGCCTCAAGGAGTAGTGCCATTTGTTTTTGCAAAAGAGTACAATCTTCATCCGGAGATTGTTAGTACTgg gGTGATCTTTGGAATGCTAATTGCCTTGCCAACAATTTTGgcatattattttgtattggaCATATGA
- the LOC104735529 gene encoding plant cysteine oxidase 1-like, which yields MGFEMKPEKDVMELIASKNQCKANPNSVNNKKKKKNKNKKVMMTWRRKNKIDSPVDEITAVRRLFNTCKEVFSDCGPDVVPSLDKITHLREILDNMKPEDVGLTPTMPYFRPNVVPDNGYSPPITYLHLHECAQFSIGIFCLPPSGVIPLHNHPGMTVFSKILFGTMHIKSYDWVVDAPMRDPKTRLAKLKVDSTFTAPCNTSILYPDDGGNMHRFTAKTACAVLDVLGPPYSNPEDCTYFLDFPFDKISSGDDEVFRCEEEEKEGYAWLQERDDNPEDHTNVVGALYRGPKVDD from the exons ATGGGGTTTGAGATGAAACCAGAGAAAGATGTTATGGAGTTGATTGCTAGTAAGAATCAATGTAAGGCTAATCCCAATTCTGTtaacaataagaagaagaagaagaacaagaacaagaaggtGATGATGACATGGAGACGGAAGAATAAGATTGATTCTCCGGTTGATGAGATCACCGCTGTGCGGCGGCTGTTTAATACTTGCAAAGAAGTGTTCTCTGACTGTGGTCCTGATGTTGTTCCTTCTCTAGATAAAATCACACATCTACGAGAGATTCTTG ACAATATGAAACCAGAAGATGTCGGTTTAACTCCGACGATGCCGTATTTCCGACCAAACGTCGTACCGGATAATGGGTATTCGCCGCCGATAACGTATCTACATCTACACGAATGTGCTCAGTTCTCG ATTGGGATATTCTGTTTGCCGCCTTCTGGTGTCATTCCGCTTCATAACCATCCAGGGATGACTGTTTTTAGTAAGATACTCTTTGGTACAATGCACATCAAGTCGTATGATTGGGTGGTTGATGCTCCAA TGAGAGATCCAAAAACCCGACTAGCGAAACTGAAGGTGGACTCAACATTCACCGCACCATGCAACACCTCGATTTTGTATCCGGATGATGGCGGGAACATGCATCGGTTCACAGCTAAAACAGCTTGCGCGGTGCTAGACGTGCTCGGGCCCCCTTACTCCAATCCAGAAGATTGCACTTATTTTCTAGACTTCCCTTTCGACAAAATCTCATCAG GGGATGATGAGGTGTTTAGatgtgaagaagaggagaaggaaggTTATGCATGGTTGCAAGAAAGGGATGATAATCCAGAAGATCATACGAACGTAGTTGGAGCACTATACAGAGGCCCAAAGGTTGATGATTGA